Proteins found in one Aphelocoma coerulescens isolate FSJ_1873_10779 chromosome 27, UR_Acoe_1.0, whole genome shotgun sequence genomic segment:
- the ADAM11 gene encoding disintegrin and metalloproteinase domain-containing protein 11 isoform X2, with the protein MSPLRGWLLAALLSLAPRAGPAAQASALPRRLPRAAWQEGRVVSQITHPSRLVGQSSGGEVPKHQLDTRVRNEPGGGGGGPGLHLAQVSFMVRAFGSAFTLDLRLNHHLLASHYVERHVGAGSNGSHSTGAGEHCYYQGRIRGQPRSFAALSSCQGLRGVFSDGRATYLIEPQAGAEHGQGLRPHIVQRVPSCPRLGCLFPALSQRVPGGTPKLRRRRQVRRAQHTVHSETKYIELAVVNDHQLFLQLRKSVVLTSNFAKSVVNLADMIYKEQLNTRIVLVAMETWAAEDRIRMGQDSLETLNEFVKYRREGLAEHSDTVHLFSGRTFQSSRSGTAFVGGICSPARAGGVNEYGNVAAMAVTLAQTLGQNVGMMWNKHRTAAGDCRCPDSWLGCIMEDTGYYLPRKFSRCSIDEYNQFLQDGGGSCLFNKPLKLLDPPECGNGFVEAGEECDCGSLAECARSGGNCCKKCTLTHDAMCSDGLCCKGCKYEPRGVSCREAVNECDIPETCTGDSSQCPPNLHKLDGYFCENEQGRCYGGRCKTRDRQCNALWGRSSAERFCYEKLNVEGTERGNCGREGLGWLQCNKQDVLCGFLLCANISGSPRLGELSGEIATTTFYHQNRYVDCRGGHVQLVDGSDLSYVEDGTPCGPGMLCLDRKCLPATAFNFSSCPGSWDGKICFDHGVCSNEGKCICRAEWTGKDCSVYDPIPEPKPTGETERYKGPSGTNIIIGSIAGAVLVAAIVLGGTGWGFKNIRRGRYDPAQQGV; encoded by the exons ATGAGCCCGCTGCGGGGGTGGCTGCTGGCCGCGCTGCTCTCGCTCGCCCCGCGGGCAG GTCCTGCCGCGCAGGCCAGCGCGCTGCCGCGGAGGCTCCCGCGGGCCGCATGGCAGGAAGGGCGGGTGGTCTCCCAAATCACCCACCCCAGCCGGCTGGTGGGGCAGAGCTCGGGAGGAGAAGTCCCAAAGCATCAGTTGGACACCAGGGTCAGGAATGAGCccggaggaggaggcggaggaccC gggctgcacctggcacaggtgagctTCATGGTGCGTGCCTTCGGCTCAGCCTTCACCCTCGATCTCCGGCTGAACCA ccacctcCTCGCCTCCCACTACGTGGAGCGGCACGTCGGCGCGGGCAGCAACGGCAGCCACAGCACG GGCGCGGGGGAGCACTGCTACTACCAGGGCCGGATccgggggcagccccgctcCTTCGCCGCTCTCTCCAGCTGCCAGGGCCTGCG CGGCGTCTTCTCGGACGGCCGAGCCACGTACCTGATCGAGCCCCAGGCGGGCGCCGAGCACGGGCAG GGCCTTCGGCCACACATCGTCCAGCGCGTCCCCAGCTGCCCCCGACTGG GCTGCCTCTTCCCTGCGCTGAGCCAGCGTGTCCCGGGTGGGACACCAAagctgcggcggcggcggcag GTCCGCCGAGCCCAGCACACGGTGCACAGCGAGACCAAGTACATCGAGCTGGCCGTGGTGAACGACCATCAGCTG ttcctgcagctccgcAAGTCCGTGGTTCTCACCAGCAACTTCGCCAAGTCCGTGGTCAATCTGGCTGACATG ATCTACAAGGAGCAGCTAAACACCCGCATCGTGCTGGTGGCCATGGAGACGTGGGCGGCGGAGGACCGGATCCGGATGGGGCAAGACTCCCTGGAGACCCTGAACGAGTTTGTGAAGTACCGGCGCGAGGGGCTggcagagcacagtgacaccgtCCACCTCTTCTC GGGTCGGACGTTTCAGAGCAGCCGCAGCGGCACCGCCTTTGTCGGGGGTATCTGCTCCCCTGCCCGCGCCGGCGGCGTCAACGAG TACGGCAACGTGGCGGCCATGGCGGTGACACTGGCGCAGACCCTGGGGCAGAACGTGGGCATGATGTGGAACAAGCACCGCACGGCCGCAG gGGACTGCCGGTGTCCGGACTCGTGGCTGGGCTGTATCATGGAGGACACAGG GTACTACCTCCCTCGGAAGTTCTCCCGCTGCAGCATCGATGAGTACAACCAGTTCCTGCAGGACGGCGGCGGCAGCTGCCTCTTCAACAAACCCCTGAAG CTCCTGGACCCTCCAGAGTGTGGCAATGGCTTCGTGGAGGCAGGCGAGGAGTGCGACTGTGGCTCGCTGGCG GAGTGTGCGAGGAGCGGGGGAAACTGCTGCAAGAAGTGCACCCTGACCCACGACGCCATGTGCAGCGACGGGCTCTGCTGCAAGGGCTGCAAG TACGAGCCACGTGGTGTGTCCTGCCGGGAGGCTGTGAACGAGTGTGACATCCCCGAGACCTGCACCGGCGACTCCAGCCAG tgtccccccAACCTCCACAAGCTGGATGGATACTTCTGTGAGAACGAGCAG ggacgCTGCTACGGCGGGCGCTGCAAAACCCGGGACCGTCAGTGCAACGCGCTGTGGGGCCGCA GCTCGGCCGAGCGCTTCTGCTACGAGAAGCTGAACGTGGAGGGGACGGAGCGGGGGAACTGCGGGCGcgagggcctgggctggctgcagTGCAACAAGCA GGACGTCCTCTGCGGCTTCCTCCTCTGCGCCAACATCTCGGGGTCGCCGCGGCTGGGGGAGCTCAGCGGGGAGATCGCCACCACCACCTTCTACCACCAGAACCGCTACGTGGACTGCAG gggcgGCCACGTGCAGCTGGTGGATGGCTCGGACCTGAGCTACGTGGAGGACGGGACGCCCTGCGGGCCCGGAATGCTCTGTCTCGACCGCAAATGCCTTCCAGCCACCGCCTTTAACTTCAGCTCCTGCCCCGGCAGCTGGGACGGGAAGATCTGCTTTGATCACGGG GTTTGCAGCAACGAGGGGAAGTGCATCTGCCGGGCGGAGTGGACGGGGAAGGACTGCAGCGTCTACGACCCCATCCCTGAGCCGAAGCCGACGGGGGAGACGGAGCGATACAAGG GTCCCAGTGGCACCAATATCATTATCGGCTCCATCGCGGGGGCCGTGCTGGTGGCTGCCATCGTCCTAGGGGGGACAGGCTGGGGATTTAA GAACATCCGCCGAGGAAGGTACGACCCGGCGCAGCAGGGAGTGTAA
- the ADAM11 gene encoding disintegrin and metalloproteinase domain-containing protein 11 isoform X1 gives MSPLRGWLLAALLSLAPRAGPAAQASALPRRLPRAAWQEGRVVSQITHPSRLVGQSSGGEVPKHQLDTRVRNEPGGGGGGPGLHLAQVSFMVRAFGSAFTLDLRLNHHLLASHYVERHVGAGSNGSHSTGAGEHCYYQGRIRGQPRSFAALSSCQGLRGVFSDGRATYLIEPQAGAEHGQGLRPHIVQRVPSCPRLGCLFPALSQRVPGGTPKLRRRRQVRRAQHTVHSETKYIELAVVNDHQLFLQLRKSVVLTSNFAKSVVNLADMIYKEQLNTRIVLVAMETWAAEDRIRMGQDSLETLNEFVKYRREGLAEHSDTVHLFSGRTFQSSRSGTAFVGGICSPARAGGVNEYGNVAAMAVTLAQTLGQNVGMMWNKHRTAAGDCRCPDSWLGCIMEDTGYYLPRKFSRCSIDEYNQFLQDGGGSCLFNKPLKLLDPPECGNGFVEAGEECDCGSLAECARSGGNCCKKCTLTHDAMCSDGLCCKGCKYEPRGVSCREAVNECDIPETCTGDSSQCPPNLHKLDGYFCENEQGRCYGGRCKTRDRQCNALWGRSSAERFCYEKLNVEGTERGNCGREGLGWLQCNKQDVLCGFLLCANISGSPRLGELSGEIATTTFYHQNRYVDCRGGHVQLVDGSDLSYVEDGTPCGPGMLCLDRKCLPATAFNFSSCPGSWDGKICFDHGVCSNEGKCICRAEWTGKDCSVYDPIPEPKPTGETERYKGTSAEEGTTRRSRECNRVPPIVSSPSLSPSPSGSLTAWEPPGPSVRVLCVRPCCLHLCAPTAEREQRLGGPGSSPPPGAGSFQLSVPPCVTPLSQPPTKRTPLLCCRSGGA, from the exons ATGAGCCCGCTGCGGGGGTGGCTGCTGGCCGCGCTGCTCTCGCTCGCCCCGCGGGCAG GTCCTGCCGCGCAGGCCAGCGCGCTGCCGCGGAGGCTCCCGCGGGCCGCATGGCAGGAAGGGCGGGTGGTCTCCCAAATCACCCACCCCAGCCGGCTGGTGGGGCAGAGCTCGGGAGGAGAAGTCCCAAAGCATCAGTTGGACACCAGGGTCAGGAATGAGCccggaggaggaggcggaggaccC gggctgcacctggcacaggtgagctTCATGGTGCGTGCCTTCGGCTCAGCCTTCACCCTCGATCTCCGGCTGAACCA ccacctcCTCGCCTCCCACTACGTGGAGCGGCACGTCGGCGCGGGCAGCAACGGCAGCCACAGCACG GGCGCGGGGGAGCACTGCTACTACCAGGGCCGGATccgggggcagccccgctcCTTCGCCGCTCTCTCCAGCTGCCAGGGCCTGCG CGGCGTCTTCTCGGACGGCCGAGCCACGTACCTGATCGAGCCCCAGGCGGGCGCCGAGCACGGGCAG GGCCTTCGGCCACACATCGTCCAGCGCGTCCCCAGCTGCCCCCGACTGG GCTGCCTCTTCCCTGCGCTGAGCCAGCGTGTCCCGGGTGGGACACCAAagctgcggcggcggcggcag GTCCGCCGAGCCCAGCACACGGTGCACAGCGAGACCAAGTACATCGAGCTGGCCGTGGTGAACGACCATCAGCTG ttcctgcagctccgcAAGTCCGTGGTTCTCACCAGCAACTTCGCCAAGTCCGTGGTCAATCTGGCTGACATG ATCTACAAGGAGCAGCTAAACACCCGCATCGTGCTGGTGGCCATGGAGACGTGGGCGGCGGAGGACCGGATCCGGATGGGGCAAGACTCCCTGGAGACCCTGAACGAGTTTGTGAAGTACCGGCGCGAGGGGCTggcagagcacagtgacaccgtCCACCTCTTCTC GGGTCGGACGTTTCAGAGCAGCCGCAGCGGCACCGCCTTTGTCGGGGGTATCTGCTCCCCTGCCCGCGCCGGCGGCGTCAACGAG TACGGCAACGTGGCGGCCATGGCGGTGACACTGGCGCAGACCCTGGGGCAGAACGTGGGCATGATGTGGAACAAGCACCGCACGGCCGCAG gGGACTGCCGGTGTCCGGACTCGTGGCTGGGCTGTATCATGGAGGACACAGG GTACTACCTCCCTCGGAAGTTCTCCCGCTGCAGCATCGATGAGTACAACCAGTTCCTGCAGGACGGCGGCGGCAGCTGCCTCTTCAACAAACCCCTGAAG CTCCTGGACCCTCCAGAGTGTGGCAATGGCTTCGTGGAGGCAGGCGAGGAGTGCGACTGTGGCTCGCTGGCG GAGTGTGCGAGGAGCGGGGGAAACTGCTGCAAGAAGTGCACCCTGACCCACGACGCCATGTGCAGCGACGGGCTCTGCTGCAAGGGCTGCAAG TACGAGCCACGTGGTGTGTCCTGCCGGGAGGCTGTGAACGAGTGTGACATCCCCGAGACCTGCACCGGCGACTCCAGCCAG tgtccccccAACCTCCACAAGCTGGATGGATACTTCTGTGAGAACGAGCAG ggacgCTGCTACGGCGGGCGCTGCAAAACCCGGGACCGTCAGTGCAACGCGCTGTGGGGCCGCA GCTCGGCCGAGCGCTTCTGCTACGAGAAGCTGAACGTGGAGGGGACGGAGCGGGGGAACTGCGGGCGcgagggcctgggctggctgcagTGCAACAAGCA GGACGTCCTCTGCGGCTTCCTCCTCTGCGCCAACATCTCGGGGTCGCCGCGGCTGGGGGAGCTCAGCGGGGAGATCGCCACCACCACCTTCTACCACCAGAACCGCTACGTGGACTGCAG gggcgGCCACGTGCAGCTGGTGGATGGCTCGGACCTGAGCTACGTGGAGGACGGGACGCCCTGCGGGCCCGGAATGCTCTGTCTCGACCGCAAATGCCTTCCAGCCACCGCCTTTAACTTCAGCTCCTGCCCCGGCAGCTGGGACGGGAAGATCTGCTTTGATCACGGG GTTTGCAGCAACGAGGGGAAGTGCATCTGCCGGGCGGAGTGGACGGGGAAGGACTGCAGCGTCTACGACCCCATCCCTGAGCCGAAGCCGACGGGGGAGACGGAGCGATACAAGG GAACATCCGCCGAGGAAGGTACGACCCGGCGCAGCAGGGAGTGTAACCGTGTCCCCCCCATCGTCTCGTCACCGTCCCTGTCACCGTCACCGTCCGGCAGCCTGACGGCGTGGGAGCCCCCGGGCCCGTCTGTCCGTGTGCTGTGTGTCCGGCCGTGCTGTCTCCATCTCTGTGCCCCCACGGCTGAACGGGAGCAGCGGCTGGGGGGGCCTGGCAGCAGCCCCCCCCCCGGTGCTGGCTCATTTCAGCTCAGTGTCCCCCCATGTGTCACCCCCCTGTCACAGCCCCCCACTAAACGCACCCCACTTCTGTGTTGCAGGTCCGGGGGGGCCTGA
- the GJC1 gene encoding gap junction gamma-1 protein, whose protein sequence is MSWSFLTRLLEEIQNHSTFVGKIWLTVLIVFRIVLIAVGGESIYYDEQSKFVCNTEQPGCENVCYDSFAPLSHVRFWVFQIILVATPSVLYLGYAIHKIARMVEHSEASRRARRRSLPIRWKQHRGLEEAEGDHEEDPMMYPEIEVESVRESKEKQSPAKAKHDGRRQIREDGLMRIYVLQLLARALFEVGFLVGQYFLYGFQVSPVFVCSRKPCPHNVDCFISRPTEKTIFLLIMYGVSCMCLLLNVWEMLHLGFGTIRDTLNAKKKELVDSGTFNYPFTWNTPSAPPGYNIALKPEQMQCTELSNAKMAYKQNKANIAQEQQYGSNEGNIPADLEILQREIKVAQDRLDLAIQAYNNQNNPSSSRGKKSKAGSNKSSASSKSGDGKNSVWI, encoded by the coding sequence ATGAGTTGGAGTTTTCTGACCCGCCTGTTAGAGGAGATCCAGAACCACTCAACCTTTGTTGGCAAAATCTGGCTGACAGTGTTGATTGTGTTTCGGATTGTCCTAATTGCTGTGGGAGGAGAATCCATTTATTATGACGAACAAAGCAAGTTTGTGTGCAACAcggagcagcctggctgcgaGAATGTCTGCTACGACTCCTTCGCCCCTCTCTCGCACGTCAGGTTCTGGGTGTTCCAGATCATTCTCGTGGCCACTCCATCGGTGCTGTATTTAGGCTACGCCATCCATAAAATCGCCCGGATGGTGGAGCACAGCGAagccagcaggagagccaggagGAGGAGCTTGCCCATCCGCTGGAAGCAGCACCGGGGCTTGGAGGAAGCTGAGGGTGACCACGAGGAGGACCCGATGATGTACCCGGAGATAGAGGTGGAGAGTGTCCGGGAGAgtaaagagaagcagagcccTGCCAAAGCCAAGCACGACGGCCGGCGGCAGATCCGGGAGGATGGGCTCATGAGGATTTatgtcctgcagctcctggccagggccTTGTTTGAGGTTGGCTTCCTGGTGGGGCAGTATTTCCTGTACGGCTTCCAGGTGAGCCCCGTGTTCGTGTGCAGCAGGAAGCCCTGCCCGCACAACGTCGATTGTTTCATTTCCAGGCCTACCGAAAAGACCATTTTCCTGCTGATAATGTACGGGGTGAGCTGCATGTGTCTGCTCCTGAATGTCTGGGAGATGCTGCACTTGGGGTTTGGCACCATCCGGGACACGCTGAATGCCAAGAAGAAGGAGCTGGTTGACTCTGGGACCTTTAACTACCCCTTTACCTGGAACACCCCGTCGGCTCCCCCGGGCTACAACATCGCGCTGAAGCCGGAGCAGATGCAGTGCACGGAGCTGTCCAATGCCAAGATGGCCTACAAGCAGAACAAAGCCAACATAGCTCAGGAACAGCAGTATGGCAGCAACGAAGGGAACATTCCCGCCGACCTGGAGATCCTGCAGAGGGAAATCAAAGTGGCTCAGGACCGCCTGGACCTCGCCATCCAGGCGTACAAcaaccaaaacaaccccagcAGTTCCAGAGGGAAGAAATCCAAAGCGGGCTCGAACAAAAGCAGTGCCAGTAGCAAGTCAGGAGATGGGAAGAACTCGGTCTGGATTTAA